The segment ACGGCGTCCGCCCCCATCTCCCCGGGCGGGACGAGCAGCGTCAGCGCCATCAAGTCGCTGGCGACGGCGACGAGCAGCCCGGCCTGATGGGCCCGCTCGATGATCGGCCGCAGGTCGCCGATCTCGCCGTGATCGTCGGGATACTGCAGCAGGATGCCGAACGCGCCGTCCATGCTCATCGTCTCGGGGTCGCCGATCCCGAGCCGGATGTCCAGCGGCTCCGCGCGCCCGCGCAGCACGTCGATGGTCTGCGGAAACGTCCGCGACGACACCAGGAACACCGAGGGCTGACCGGCCGGCGCGCTCTTCGTATTCAGACGATGGAACATCGTCATCGCCTCGGCCGCGGCGGTGCCCTCGTCGAGCAGCGACGCCGAGGCGATCTCCATGCCGGTGAGATCGCGCACCATCGTCTGGAAGTTCAGCAGCGACTCGAGCCGCCCCTGCGCGATCTCCGCCTGGTACGGCGTGTAAGGCGTATACCAGCCGGGGTTCTCGAACACGTTGCGGAGAATGACCGCGGGGGTGACGGTGTCGTAGTAGCCCATCCCGATGTACGAGCGGACCACGTGATTCTTCGCCGCGACCAGGCGCAGGCGGCGCAGGTACTCGGCTTCGGTCTCGGCGGGCGGCAGCTCGAGCCCCTTGGAGAACCGGATGCCCGAGGGAATCGTCTGCTCGATGAGCGCGTCGAGGCTGGGTACGCCGATGGTGCGCAGCATCGCGTCCTGCGCGGCGGCACTGGGGCCGATGTGGCGGTGCTGAAACGCGTCCGGGTTGGCGGCGCGCGGCGGCGCGGGGGTCTTCGTCGTCATTTCGTGAGATCGGTGTAGGCCGCGGCGTCGAGCAGACCCTCCTGGCCTCCCGTTACCTTCAGGGCAATCATCCACGAGCCGTGCGGATCCTTGTTGACCGCTTCGGGTTTCTGGACGAGCGCGGAATGGACCTCGGTGACTTCGCCGTCGACGGGACTGTACAGCTCCGACACCGCCTTGACCGACTCGATGGTGCCGAAGACCTCGCCCTTTCGCAGCGTCCGGCCGACCTGGGGCAGCTCGAGGTAGACGACGTCGCCGAGCTGCTTCTGCGCGTAATCGGTGATGCCGACGCGGGCGCTGGCGCCGTCGATCTTCACCCACTCATGATCCTTGGTGTACTTCAGGTCTGCCGGGTAGCTCATTTGGGCCTCTTGTAAAAGGGCATCGCCACGACGGCGGCCCTGGCGCGGCGTCCGCGGATGTCGATCTCGAATTCCGTTCCCGGGGCGGTGCGGTCGGCCGGCAGATATGCCATCCCGATCGCTTTCTTCAAAAACGGCGTCTGCGTGCCGCTGGTCACCACACCGGCCTTGTCCCCGCCGATGTAGATCTCGTAGCCGTGCCGCCCGATGGCGCGCTCGAGCATCTCGAACCCGACGAGCTTGCGCGGCGCCCCTTCGGCCTTCTGCCGCCTGAGCACGTCGTGGCCGAGGAACTCCTCTTTCTTCCAGCCGACAATCCAGTTCAGGTCCGCCTCGACGACCGTCGTGGTGTCGTCCATGTCGTTGCCGTAGAGTCGCATCGACGCTTCGAGACGCAGCGTATCGCGCGCACCCAGTCCCGCCGGGACGACGCCGGCGGGCCTGCCGGCCTGGAGGATCGCGTCCCAGACGCGCTCGGCCGCGCTCGGCGCCGCGAACACTTCGAAGCCGTCCTCGCCGGTGTAACCGGTGCGGGAGATGGTCACCCGCACCCCCGCCACTTCGCCGGTGCTGAACCAGTAGTACTTGATTGCCGACAGGTCGACACCGGTCAGCGACTGGAGCACGCCGGCGGCTGCCGGCCCCTGCAGCGCGACCAGGGCATACCGCGAGCTGGCGTTCACCGCGACCGCATCACCGCCCACGTCCTTGATGTGCTCCGCAATCCAGTGAAAGTCCTTGACGATATTGGAGGCGTTGACGACCAGCATGAAGTGGTCGTCGGCAATCCGGTACGTCAGGACGTCGTCTACGAAGGTGCCCTGGGGGGTGGTCAGCGCGGAATACTGGATCTGGTTGACGGCGAGCCGGGAGGCGTCGTTCGAGGTGATGTGCTGGACGGCGCGGAGCGCGTCCTTGCCGGCAATCTCGATCTCGCCCATGTGGGAGACGTCGAAGAGGCCGGCGCGGGTCCGCACCGCCATGTGCTCGTCCGCGATGCCGCTGTACTCCACCGGCATGTCCCACCCGCCGAATTCCACCATCCGTGCGCCGAGGGCGCGATGCTTCGCGTGCAGGGGGGTCTTTTTCAGCGTGCCGGGGACAGGTTGTGTCATGAGCGATCGCGGGGGCGGATAACCAATAAACGGTACTATGCCGCGGCCATGTCCGGCAAGCGGACGCCGGCCGGCACCTACCGCCGGATCGCCACCGTCCCCGGCCGCGCCCGCGGGCGGCTCCTGCGGGCGGCGATCA is part of the Vicinamibacterales bacterium genome and harbors:
- the gcvH gene encoding glycine cleavage system protein GcvH, which codes for MSYPADLKYTKDHEWVKIDGASARVGITDYAQKQLGDVVYLELPQVGRTLRKGEVFGTIESVKAVSELYSPVDGEVTEVHSALVQKPEAVNKDPHGSWMIALKVTGGQEGLLDAAAYTDLTK
- the gcvT gene encoding glycine cleavage system aminomethyltransferase GcvT, with protein sequence MTQPVPGTLKKTPLHAKHRALGARMVEFGGWDMPVEYSGIADEHMAVRTRAGLFDVSHMGEIEIAGKDALRAVQHITSNDASRLAVNQIQYSALTTPQGTFVDDVLTYRIADDHFMLVVNASNIVKDFHWIAEHIKDVGGDAVAVNASSRYALVALQGPAAAGVLQSLTGVDLSAIKYYWFSTGEVAGVRVTISRTGYTGEDGFEVFAAPSAAERVWDAILQAGRPAGVVPAGLGARDTLRLEASMRLYGNDMDDTTTVVEADLNWIVGWKKEEFLGHDVLRRQKAEGAPRKLVGFEMLERAIGRHGYEIYIGGDKAGVVTSGTQTPFLKKAIGMAYLPADRTAPGTEFEIDIRGRRARAAVVAMPFYKRPK